From Solwaraspora sp. WMMD1047, the proteins below share one genomic window:
- a CDS encoding MurR/RpiR family transcriptional regulator, with product MPRAAKVPAGAPPAGLIAYLGGLLPSLPPAQRRVARLVVTDPAAAAGRTITDLATAAETSEATVVRFCRSVGLPGYPELRIRLAAEAARRMPRRDPAAAVDGELPPGADLARIIATIAYGEARSVEETAEQLDPVVCDQVVTAITGAGRIGIHGVGASGLVAAELQRKLHRIGYAAFHFPDPDTALVSAALLGQGDVAVGISQSGNTASVIEALTRARSRGAGTVALTNHPRSPIATVADLLLTTVTRETTYRTGGTASRLAQLMVVDCLFAGVAARDPVRARRALPATARPATD from the coding sequence CGCGCAGCGGCGGGTCGCCCGGCTGGTGGTGACCGATCCGGCGGCCGCCGCCGGGCGGACCATCACCGACCTGGCCACCGCGGCCGAGACCTCGGAGGCCACCGTGGTCCGGTTCTGCCGGTCGGTCGGCCTGCCCGGCTATCCGGAGCTGCGCATCCGGCTCGCCGCCGAGGCCGCTCGCCGGATGCCTCGGCGCGATCCCGCCGCCGCCGTCGACGGCGAGTTGCCACCGGGCGCCGATCTGGCCCGGATCATCGCCACCATCGCGTACGGCGAGGCGCGGTCGGTGGAGGAGACCGCCGAGCAGCTGGACCCGGTGGTCTGCGATCAGGTGGTGACCGCCATCACCGGCGCCGGCCGGATCGGGATCCACGGCGTCGGGGCGAGCGGGCTGGTCGCCGCCGAACTCCAGCGGAAGCTGCACCGGATCGGGTACGCCGCGTTCCACTTCCCCGACCCGGACACCGCGCTCGTCTCGGCCGCCCTGCTCGGCCAGGGCGATGTCGCGGTGGGGATCTCGCAGAGCGGCAACACCGCGTCGGTGATCGAGGCGTTGACGCGGGCCCGATCGCGGGGCGCCGGCACGGTCGCCCTGACCAACCATCCGCGGTCACCGATCGCCACGGTGGCCGATCTGCTGCTGACCACCGTCACCCGGGAGACCACCTACCGAACCGGCGGGACGGCCAGCCGGCTCGCTCAACTGATGGTCGTCGACTGCCTCTTCGCCGGGGTCGCGGCCCGCGATCCGGTCCGCGCCCGGCGCGCCCTGCCGGCCACCGCGCGGCCCGCGACGGATTGA
- a CDS encoding sigma-70 family RNA polymerase sigma factor has protein sequence MARNRATGANEGTVGKVEKKIVMRTDEVAEERDLVGVYLHEISRTPLLDAAAEVDLSKSIEAGLYAEHLLETERLPNGVGREELERLVVEGERAKDLFIRANLRLVVSIARRYVRSGMPMLDLIQEGNTGLVRAVEKFDYERGYKFSTYATWWIRQAISRAIAQQERTVRLPVHLVEDVNRMRNVARQLTRELGMDPEPEQIAASLGVTVERVHELVRWSQDTVSLDTPVGDDGDTNLGDLVADSDAPSPEEIVLTALERQRIEGLLNHLDDRSAGIMRARYGLEDGREHSLTEVASRFSLSRERIRQLEIQALGRLRELARAEGLQAA, from the coding sequence ATGGCAAGGAACCGGGCGACCGGAGCGAACGAGGGGACAGTGGGCAAGGTGGAGAAGAAGATCGTGATGCGGACCGACGAGGTCGCCGAGGAGCGCGACCTGGTTGGCGTGTACCTGCACGAGATCTCCCGTACGCCGCTGCTCGACGCGGCCGCGGAGGTCGACCTCTCCAAGTCGATCGAGGCAGGTCTCTACGCCGAGCACCTGCTGGAGACCGAGCGCCTCCCCAACGGTGTGGGTCGCGAGGAGCTGGAGCGGCTCGTCGTCGAGGGCGAGCGGGCCAAGGACCTGTTCATCCGCGCCAATCTGCGGCTGGTGGTCTCGATCGCGCGCCGCTACGTCCGGTCCGGGATGCCGATGCTGGACCTGATCCAGGAGGGCAACACCGGTCTGGTGCGGGCCGTCGAGAAGTTCGACTACGAACGCGGCTACAAGTTCTCCACGTACGCCACCTGGTGGATCCGGCAGGCGATCAGCCGGGCGATCGCCCAGCAGGAGCGGACCGTGCGGCTGCCGGTGCACCTGGTCGAGGACGTGAACCGGATGCGCAACGTGGCCCGCCAGTTGACCCGCGAACTGGGCATGGACCCCGAGCCCGAGCAGATCGCGGCCTCCCTGGGGGTGACCGTCGAGCGGGTGCACGAGCTGGTGCGCTGGTCGCAGGACACCGTGTCGCTGGACACCCCGGTCGGCGACGACGGCGACACCAACCTCGGCGACCTGGTCGCCGACAGCGACGCGCCCTCGCCGGAGGAGATCGTGCTGACCGCCCTGGAGCGGCAGCGAATCGAGGGCCTGCTCAACCATCTGGACGACCGGTCCGCCGGCATCATGCGGGCCCGCTACGGACTGGAGGACGGTCGGGAGCACTCGCTCACCGAGGTCGCCTCCCGGTTCTCGCTCTCCCGGGAGCGGATCCGTCAGCTGGAGATCCAGGCGCTCGGCCGGCTGCGCGAGCTGGCCCGGGCCGAGGGCCTGCAGGCCGCCTGA
- a CDS encoding NlpC/P60 family protein: MSSARKLLRALVVGGLTAALVAPAAAASAQPSESELTERITKSSTELEKVVESYNRLNEEIKDTKAAVADLSVKLGPLEEQLEQRRAEIGVLAAEAYKTGGLSAADALLHPGGADSLVARLGTVDHLIRDRERQISGFDEAQRELAEQKAVLDSTLAKQTAQAKELANGKKKIEADLAKLYDLRREAYGSPTTAGSSYTGKVPAVSGQAGAAVRYAYGAIGKPYVWAGEGPNGYDCSGLTLAAWKAGGKSLPHNAAMQWDATARISRSALKPGDLVFYSGLGHVGLFVGDGKIIHAPSAGDSVKLVSVDIMTPYGYGRVR; the protein is encoded by the coding sequence TTGTCGTCCGCCCGCAAACTACTCCGCGCCCTCGTGGTGGGCGGCCTCACGGCCGCCCTCGTCGCCCCGGCCGCCGCGGCTTCGGCCCAACCGTCGGAGAGCGAACTCACCGAGCGAATCACCAAGTCCTCGACCGAGCTGGAGAAGGTCGTCGAGTCGTACAACCGGCTCAACGAGGAGATCAAGGACACCAAGGCGGCGGTTGCCGACCTCAGCGTCAAGCTGGGCCCGCTGGAGGAACAGCTCGAGCAGCGCCGGGCCGAGATCGGCGTGCTGGCCGCCGAGGCGTACAAGACCGGCGGCCTGAGTGCCGCTGACGCGCTGCTGCACCCCGGCGGCGCCGACAGCCTGGTCGCCCGGCTCGGCACCGTCGACCACCTGATCCGCGATCGGGAACGGCAGATCTCCGGCTTCGACGAGGCCCAGCGCGAACTCGCCGAGCAGAAGGCCGTGCTGGACAGCACGCTGGCGAAGCAGACCGCGCAGGCCAAGGAGCTCGCCAACGGCAAGAAGAAGATCGAGGCAGACCTGGCGAAGCTCTACGACCTGCGCCGGGAGGCGTACGGGTCGCCGACCACCGCCGGCAGCTCCTACACGGGTAAGGTCCCGGCCGTCTCCGGGCAGGCCGGCGCCGCCGTGCGGTACGCCTACGGCGCGATCGGCAAGCCGTACGTCTGGGCCGGCGAAGGCCCGAACGGCTACGACTGCTCCGGCCTTACCCTGGCCGCCTGGAAAGCCGGCGGCAAGTCGCTGCCCCACAACGCGGCGATGCAGTGGGACGCGACCGCCCGGATCAGCCGCAGCGCGCTCAAACCCGGTGACCTGGTCTTCTACAGCGGCCTTGGGCACGTCGGTCTCTTCGTCGGCGACGGCAAGATCATCCACGCGCCGAGCGCGGGTGACAGCGTCAAGCTGGTGAGCGTCGACATCATGACTCCGTACGGCTACGGCCGGGTCCGCTGA
- a CDS encoding DUF6232 family protein → MTPEGAYRPAPIELYRGPGVHVTSEMFTVAGRRFPVSELTDLQTARGPHDRLTVRAVIVTATGLAVIGAALGYAGGLYRLSAQAYLMLGVAAFVPLLLAVIGNRLRPPAYELWGRYDGTAQLLFSSDHERQFGQVTRALLRAREAGRLGQFGDPLASAGWDRGEPS, encoded by the coding sequence GTGACGCCAGAAGGTGCATACCGGCCGGCACCGATCGAGCTCTACCGGGGACCGGGTGTCCACGTCACAAGCGAGATGTTCACGGTCGCGGGCCGCCGCTTCCCGGTCAGTGAGCTCACCGACCTGCAGACCGCCCGTGGCCCGCACGACCGACTCACCGTCCGCGCGGTGATCGTCACGGCGACCGGGCTGGCCGTCATCGGTGCCGCCCTCGGCTACGCCGGCGGGTTGTACCGGCTGTCGGCCCAGGCGTACCTGATGCTCGGGGTCGCCGCCTTCGTGCCGCTGCTGCTGGCCGTGATCGGCAACCGGCTCCGGCCGCCCGCGTACGAACTGTGGGGTCGCTACGACGGCACGGCCCAGCTGCTGTTCAGCTCGGATCACGAGCGCCAGTTCGGGCAGGTCACCCGAGCCCTGCTGCGGGCCCGGGAGGCCGGCCGGCTGGGTCAGTTCGGCGATCCGTTGGCCTCCGCGGGCTGGGATCGGGGAGAACCGAGCTGA
- a CDS encoding helix-turn-helix transcriptional regulator codes for MSTAYGPTVGRRKLRWAIRRAREAAGLTQEQVAQAMDWSLSKLIRIESGYVSISTNDVKALLSHYQVSDPGEVAELVQLARVSRQRTWWSQYRDSLPAAYYSYIGLEAEASALYFYQSVGMPGLLQTEAYAQSVVRTAFPDFDDEAEARASVELRMRRQREVFARADPPVIEVVLDEATLHRQTGGREVIREQLRHLVTLAEAGRTTIQVLPFTSTTYTPLGQFVIVRFAESGDSDVVYLESTGVEDVLDHPEAVTAHLRTFAALQQAALSPAESLARIASISAGLD; via the coding sequence ATGTCCACCGCGTACGGCCCGACCGTGGGGCGCCGCAAGCTGCGCTGGGCCATCCGCCGGGCCCGGGAGGCGGCCGGGCTGACCCAGGAACAGGTCGCCCAGGCGATGGACTGGTCGCTGTCCAAGCTGATCCGGATCGAGTCCGGCTACGTCTCCATTTCGACGAATGACGTGAAGGCACTACTGAGTCACTATCAGGTGAGTGACCCGGGCGAGGTCGCGGAATTGGTGCAGTTGGCGCGGGTGTCCCGGCAGCGGACCTGGTGGTCCCAATATCGCGACAGCCTGCCCGCCGCCTACTACTCGTACATCGGGCTCGAGGCCGAGGCATCGGCACTCTACTTCTACCAGTCGGTCGGCATGCCCGGCCTGCTGCAGACCGAGGCATACGCCCAATCGGTGGTGCGGACCGCCTTCCCGGATTTCGATGACGAGGCGGAGGCGCGAGCCTCCGTGGAACTGCGGATGCGTCGCCAACGGGAGGTTTTCGCCCGCGCCGATCCGCCGGTCATCGAGGTGGTTCTGGACGAGGCCACGCTGCACCGGCAGACCGGTGGTCGCGAGGTGATCAGGGAACAGTTGCGCCATTTGGTCACGTTGGCCGAGGCCGGTCGGACCACAATTCAGGTGCTGCCGTTCACCTCGACCACGTACACCCCGCTGGGGCAGTTCGTCATCGTCCGGTTCGCCGAGTCCGGCGACTCCGACGTGGTCTATCTGGAGAGCACCGGGGTGGAGGACGTGCTCGATCACCCGGAGGCGGTGACCGCCCACCTCAGGACGTTCGCGGCGCTCCAGCAGGCGGCCCTGAGCCCGGCGGAGTCGCTGGCCAGGATCGCCTCGATCTCCGCCGGGCTCGACTGA
- a CDS encoding DUF397 domain-containing protein: MSPTDSTAITWRRSGRCESQHCVEVARVDDDVAIRDSTDPAHHLRFDRAGWRAFVATLRADLPEVR; the protein is encoded by the coding sequence ATGTCGCCGACGGATTCCACCGCGATCACCTGGCGCAGGAGCGGTCGCTGCGAATCGCAGCACTGCGTCGAGGTGGCCCGGGTCGACGACGACGTCGCCATTCGGGACTCGACCGACCCCGCTCATCACCTTCGCTTCGACCGGGCGGGATGGCGGGCCTTTGTCGCTACTCTCCGCGCCGACCTGCCCGAGGTTCGGTAA
- a CDS encoding DUF3817 domain-containing protein, with amino-acid sequence MGAALTRYRVIAYVVGVVLILLMVVGMPLKYLWHDPIVVETIGPGHGFLYMLYLLASFDLGRRANWPIRRMLLVMLAGTVPFVSFWAERVVVRQVRAEQAEPAPVAG; translated from the coding sequence GTGGGCGCAGCCCTGACCCGCTACCGCGTGATCGCCTACGTGGTGGGCGTGGTGCTCATCCTGCTGATGGTGGTCGGCATGCCGCTCAAGTACCTCTGGCACGACCCGATCGTGGTGGAGACCATCGGCCCGGGGCACGGCTTCCTCTACATGCTCTACCTGTTGGCCAGCTTCGACCTCGGCCGGCGGGCCAACTGGCCGATCCGGCGGATGCTGCTGGTGATGTTGGCCGGGACGGTCCCGTTCGTCTCGTTCTGGGCCGAGCGGGTCGTCGTCCGTCAGGTACGCGCGGAGCAGGCCGAACCGGCGCCGGTGGCCGGCTGA
- a CDS encoding DUF6158 family protein, with protein MNDSVRNGEFPGSGVPVDDSPEQRLGEWDGDHLADPTAPPDLADQSELLGIDPAELSDEDLFREMHSLHRTRLDTLRHAADTALANHLRRTAELETEYLARHPGREVDPHRLRGD; from the coding sequence ATGAATGATTCGGTACGAAACGGGGAGTTCCCGGGTTCCGGGGTGCCGGTGGACGACAGCCCCGAGCAGCGGCTGGGTGAGTGGGACGGTGACCACCTGGCCGACCCGACCGCCCCGCCCGACCTGGCGGACCAGTCCGAGCTGCTCGGCATCGACCCGGCCGAGCTCTCCGACGAGGACCTGTTCCGGGAGATGCACAGCCTGCACCGCACCCGGCTGGACACGCTGCGGCACGCCGCCGACACCGCGCTCGCCAACCACCTGCGGCGGACCGCCGAACTGGAGACCGAGTACCTGGCCCGGCACCCGGGCCGGGAGGTCGACCCGCACCGGCTGAGAGGCGACTGA
- a CDS encoding DUF1360 domain-containing protein, with amino-acid sequence MTGEGSLRGRIARLRAAYAPHEHRPLDGYLVALGGYAAVTGTLAGLVRMTGRTVPDRPSASDVVLLSIATHKLSRLLSKDAVTSPLRAPFTSYDKPIGSGEVMEQVRDQGSATRHAIGELLSCPFCLAVWIATGLTGGLVLAPRLTRLVATALTAVAASDFLQMGYAVAQRAAEGHPPPGLAGRPDGQPAS; translated from the coding sequence ATGACCGGCGAGGGGTCGCTGCGGGGCCGGATCGCCCGGCTGCGGGCCGCGTACGCGCCACACGAGCATCGCCCGCTCGACGGCTATCTGGTGGCACTCGGCGGCTACGCCGCGGTGACCGGAACGCTGGCCGGGCTGGTCCGGATGACCGGGCGCACCGTGCCGGACCGGCCGTCCGCCAGCGACGTGGTGCTGTTGTCGATCGCCACCCACAAGCTCAGCCGGCTGCTCTCCAAGGACGCGGTGACCAGCCCGTTGCGGGCCCCGTTCACCAGCTACGACAAGCCGATCGGCAGCGGCGAGGTGATGGAGCAGGTCCGTGACCAGGGCAGTGCCACCAGGCACGCGATCGGCGAGCTGCTGAGCTGTCCGTTCTGCCTGGCGGTCTGGATCGCCACCGGGCTGACCGGCGGGCTGGTGCTGGCGCCCCGGCTCACCCGGCTGGTCGCCACCGCGCTGACCGCGGTCGCCGCCTCGGACTTCCTGCAGATGGGGTACGCGGTGGCGCAGCGGGCGGCCGAAGGCCACCCGCCACCGGGGCTGGCCGGCCGCCCCGACGGACAGCCGGCCAGCTGA
- a CDS encoding transglycosylase domain-containing protein, translating into MVAAAAFPAVAVSGLVAKAGAETFEKLPAELTVPQAPQASQVLAADGKTTLAVFFDENRRDVRLADIAPAMRNAMIAAEDQKFYEHSGVDFRGFLRALVANSSGGSQQGASTLTMQLVRMAITYSATDPNDVVAATEDTNARKVREMRMAAALERELTKDEILERYLNLAPFGHGTYGVAAASQFYFGKHPRDLAVHEAAMIAGLVKAPSDFDPLDTEGTGVQDTLNRRNWVLGQMVQTGAITAEQRAAEQAVELTVKGKAVGNGCATQGKNHWGFFCDYFYRWWLDQDAFGATTYDRERRLKSGGYRIVTTLDLATQEAAHRNVEQYLATGKRDALMVAAIQPGTGAVRALATNRTFALDNPGNPKNKISSDPAKAANGVRGSYPRTTNPLLTGGGGVNGYQAGSTFKIFPIVAALEQGIPLSHSIDAKQRYESKYVADAGSPVACEGTTKYCPGNDNPSMAGRHNMWTAFGRSVNTYFIPLLEEVGAAKAIDVAKRLGIEFRAAGEAAMADDPAQGDGWGSFPLGVSATTPLDLANAYATLAADGKHCEPTPVLAIREQDGTELEVAGPRCDQAVSPEVARAAIDAARCPVGDQSAFGRCQGATESSARTAVGHPVAGKTGTTDSHRTASLVVTTRSLSVAGILADPDWPATTTDMSHDVVNPAVYETLADAMKGEPEQDFPAPPESLATRVEPSAPDSGLDPGQNQGPGADQGGPGWTPGGPDGPGREPEPAGG; encoded by the coding sequence ATGGTGGCCGCGGCCGCGTTCCCGGCGGTGGCAGTCTCCGGGCTGGTGGCCAAGGCCGGCGCCGAGACCTTCGAGAAGCTGCCGGCCGAGCTGACGGTCCCGCAGGCCCCGCAGGCCAGCCAGGTGCTGGCGGCGGACGGGAAGACCACCCTGGCGGTCTTCTTCGACGAGAACCGGCGGGACGTACGCCTCGCCGACATCGCGCCGGCGATGCGGAACGCGATGATCGCCGCCGAGGACCAGAAGTTCTACGAGCACAGCGGGGTCGACTTCCGGGGCTTCCTGCGCGCGCTGGTGGCGAACAGTTCCGGCGGATCCCAGCAGGGCGCCTCGACCCTGACCATGCAGCTGGTCCGGATGGCGATCACCTACTCCGCGACGGACCCGAACGACGTGGTCGCGGCGACCGAGGACACCAACGCCCGGAAGGTCCGCGAGATGCGGATGGCCGCGGCGCTGGAGCGGGAGCTGACCAAGGACGAGATCCTGGAGCGTTACCTCAACCTGGCGCCGTTCGGACACGGCACCTACGGGGTCGCCGCCGCCAGCCAGTTCTACTTCGGCAAGCATCCCCGCGACCTGGCGGTGCACGAGGCCGCGATGATCGCCGGCCTGGTGAAGGCGCCGAGCGACTTCGATCCGCTGGACACCGAGGGCACCGGGGTCCAGGACACCCTGAACCGGCGCAACTGGGTGCTCGGGCAGATGGTGCAGACCGGCGCCATCACGGCGGAGCAGCGGGCCGCCGAGCAGGCGGTGGAGCTGACGGTGAAGGGCAAGGCGGTCGGCAACGGCTGCGCCACCCAGGGCAAGAACCACTGGGGCTTCTTCTGCGACTACTTCTACCGCTGGTGGCTGGATCAGGACGCCTTCGGGGCGACCACGTACGACCGGGAGCGGCGGCTCAAGAGCGGCGGCTACCGGATCGTGACCACCCTCGACCTGGCCACCCAGGAGGCCGCGCACCGCAACGTCGAGCAGTACCTGGCGACCGGGAAGCGGGACGCGTTGATGGTGGCCGCCATCCAGCCCGGCACCGGGGCGGTCCGGGCGCTGGCCACCAACCGGACCTTCGCCCTGGACAACCCGGGCAACCCGAAGAACAAGATCTCCAGCGATCCGGCGAAGGCCGCGAACGGGGTCCGGGGCAGCTACCCGCGGACCACGAACCCGCTGCTGACCGGCGGGGGCGGGGTCAACGGCTACCAGGCCGGGTCGACCTTCAAGATCTTCCCGATCGTGGCGGCCCTGGAGCAGGGCATCCCGCTCAGCCACAGCATCGACGCCAAGCAGCGGTACGAGTCGAAGTACGTCGCCGACGCGGGCAGCCCGGTGGCCTGCGAGGGCACGACGAAGTACTGCCCTGGCAACGACAACCCGTCGATGGCCGGCCGGCACAACATGTGGACCGCGTTCGGCCGGTCGGTGAACACCTACTTCATCCCGCTGCTGGAGGAGGTGGGCGCCGCCAAGGCGATCGACGTGGCGAAGCGGCTCGGGATCGAGTTCCGGGCGGCCGGGGAGGCCGCGATGGCCGACGACCCGGCCCAGGGCGACGGCTGGGGGTCGTTCCCCCTCGGCGTCTCCGCGACCACCCCGCTCGACCTGGCCAACGCCTACGCGACGCTGGCCGCCGACGGCAAGCACTGCGAGCCGACCCCGGTGCTTGCGATCCGCGAGCAGGACGGCACCGAACTGGAGGTGGCCGGTCCCCGCTGTGACCAGGCGGTCAGCCCGGAGGTGGCCCGGGCGGCGATCGACGCCGCCCGCTGCCCGGTCGGCGACCAGTCGGCGTTCGGGCGGTGCCAGGGCGCGACGGAGAGTTCGGCCCGGACGGCGGTCGGCCACCCGGTGGCCGGCAAGACCGGCACCACCGACAGCCACCGGACCGCCTCCCTCGTGGTCACCACCCGCTCGCTCTCGGTCGCCGGCATTCTCGCCGACCCGGACTGGCCCGCGACCACCACCGACATGAGCCACGACGTCGTCAACCCGGCGGTGTACGAGACGCTCGCCGACGCGATGAAGGGCGAGCCGGAGCAGGACTTCCCGGCGCCACCGGAATCGCTCGCCACCCGGGTGGAGCCGTCGGCCCCCGACAGCGGCCTGGACCCGGGCCAGAACCAGGGGCCGGGTGCGGACCAGGGCGGGCCGGGTTGGACGCCCGGCGGGCCGGACGGTCCCGGCCGCGAGCCCGAACCGGCCGGCGGCTAG
- a CDS encoding 3-deoxy-7-phosphoheptulonate synthase — protein MTTTDTSRVIDQRIDKVVPLTTPALLHHELPLDAALADTVLAGRRSVGRVLDRQDDRLLVVVGPCSVHDPAAALEYAHGLREVAGRLADDLLVVMRVYFEKPRSTVGWKGLINDPGLDGSGDVNTGLRTARALLLEVLRLGLPVGCEFLDPITPQYIADTVAWGAIGARTVESQVHRQLASGLSMPIGMKNRPDGSIGTAVDAIRAAGVPHVFPGIDVSGTPAILHTRGNADGHLVLRGARGEPNYDAASVAGALSLLRAAGLPERLVIDASHDNSGKDHRRQPVVAADVAAQLAAGQRGIVGVMLESFLVPGRQDLDPTRELVHGQSVTDACLGWPETAQVLTDLAAAVRARRAVVPAQPTG, from the coding sequence ATGACCACCACCGACACCAGCCGGGTCATCGACCAGCGCATCGACAAGGTCGTGCCGCTGACCACCCCGGCCCTGCTGCACCACGAACTGCCGCTGGACGCGGCACTCGCCGACACCGTGCTCGCCGGCCGACGATCCGTCGGCCGGGTGCTGGACCGCCAGGACGACCGGCTGCTGGTCGTCGTCGGCCCGTGCTCGGTCCACGACCCGGCCGCCGCCCTGGAGTACGCGCACGGGCTGCGCGAGGTCGCCGGCCGGCTCGCCGACGACCTGCTCGTGGTGATGCGGGTCTACTTCGAGAAGCCCCGCTCCACGGTCGGCTGGAAGGGCCTGATCAACGATCCCGGGCTGGACGGCTCGGGCGACGTCAACACCGGGCTGCGCACCGCCCGGGCGCTGCTGCTGGAGGTGCTGCGGCTCGGGCTGCCGGTCGGCTGCGAGTTCCTCGACCCGATCACCCCGCAGTACATCGCCGACACCGTGGCCTGGGGCGCGATCGGCGCCCGGACGGTCGAGAGCCAGGTGCACCGCCAGCTCGCCTCCGGGCTGTCGATGCCGATCGGGATGAAGAACCGGCCGGACGGCAGCATCGGCACCGCCGTGGACGCGATCCGGGCGGCCGGCGTACCGCATGTCTTCCCCGGCATCGACGTCTCCGGGACGCCGGCCATCCTGCACACCCGGGGCAACGCCGACGGGCACCTGGTGCTGCGCGGCGCCCGGGGCGAGCCCAACTACGACGCCGCGTCGGTGGCCGGCGCCCTGTCGTTGCTGCGGGCCGCCGGCCTGCCGGAACGGCTGGTGATCGACGCCAGCCACGACAACAGTGGCAAGGATCACCGCCGGCAGCCGGTGGTCGCCGCCGACGTCGCGGCGCAGCTCGCCGCCGGCCAGCGCGGCATCGTCGGGGTGATGCTGGAGTCGTTCCTGGTGCCCGGCCGCCAGGACCTCGATCCGACCCGTGAGCTGGTGCACGGCCAGTCCGTGACGGACGCCTGCCTCGGTTGGCCGGAGACCGCGCAGGTGCTCACCGACCTCGCGGCCGCCGTCCGGGCCCGCCGCGCGGTGGTCCCGGCCCAGCCCACCGGCTGA
- a CDS encoding pitrilysin family protein: MPETGYPWPIETTRLDNGLRVVVSEDSTAPVVAVNLWYDVGSRHEPEGQTGFAHLFEHLMFEGSVNVAKTEHMKLIQGSGGSLNATTNPDRTNYFETVPVEHLELVLWLEADRMGGLVPALTQETLDNQREVVKNERRQRYENVPYGDSWLRLLPLLYPPKHPYHHPTIGSMADLNAADLATFQAFHSTYYAPNNAVLTVVGDVPASEVFALADKYFGALPARPDIPPAPDGRTVPATGVPVRETVRSEVPAPRTYLAHRTHPFGSPGYDAVTLLSVILGGGRGSRLYQRLADGARIAQPESVGAYGVDLAHAPAPLIVTATARPGVAAERLEQGLVDVLDELATGGVSEEEMDRARAMLTTSWWRQVSTVDGRADLLSRYATQFGDPAVAAERLPAWLAVSAAGVAEVAAGTLRAEDRVTLTYLPEESA, translated from the coding sequence ATGCCCGAGACCGGTTACCCCTGGCCGATCGAGACCACCCGCCTGGACAACGGCCTGCGGGTGGTCGTGAGCGAGGACAGCACCGCCCCCGTGGTGGCGGTGAACCTCTGGTACGACGTGGGTTCCCGGCACGAGCCCGAGGGGCAGACCGGCTTCGCGCACCTCTTCGAGCACCTCATGTTCGAGGGTTCGGTGAACGTCGCGAAGACCGAGCACATGAAGCTGATCCAGGGCTCCGGCGGGTCGCTGAACGCGACCACGAATCCGGATCGGACCAACTACTTCGAGACCGTGCCGGTCGAGCATCTGGAGCTGGTGCTCTGGCTGGAGGCCGACCGGATGGGCGGGCTGGTTCCGGCGCTGACCCAGGAGACGCTCGACAACCAGCGCGAGGTGGTCAAGAACGAGCGCCGGCAGCGGTACGAGAACGTGCCGTACGGCGACTCCTGGCTGCGGCTGCTGCCGCTGCTCTACCCGCCCAAGCATCCGTACCACCACCCGACGATCGGGTCGATGGCCGACCTGAACGCCGCCGACCTGGCCACCTTCCAGGCCTTCCACAGCACCTACTACGCGCCGAACAACGCGGTGCTCACGGTGGTCGGCGACGTCCCGGCCAGCGAGGTCTTCGCGCTGGCCGACAAGTACTTCGGCGCCCTGCCGGCCCGCCCCGACATCCCGCCGGCACCGGACGGCCGGACCGTGCCGGCCACCGGTGTCCCGGTGCGGGAGACGGTCCGGTCCGAGGTGCCGGCCCCGCGCACCTACCTGGCGCACCGCACGCATCCCTTCGGCAGTCCCGGCTACGACGCGGTGACGCTGCTCTCGGTGATCCTCGGCGGTGGCCGGGGTAGCCGGCTCTACCAGCGGCTCGCCGACGGCGCCCGGATCGCGCAACCGGAGAGCGTCGGCGCGTACGGGGTGGACCTGGCACACGCGCCGGCACCGCTGATCGTCACGGCCACCGCCCGGCCCGGAGTGGCCGCCGAGCGGCTGGAGCAGGGGCTCGTCGACGTGCTCGACGAGCTGGCCACCGGGGGCGTGTCCGAGGAGGAGATGGACCGGGCCCGGGCGATGCTCACCACCTCGTGGTGGCGCCAGGTGTCCACCGTGGATGGCAGGGCCGATCTGCTCAGCCGGTACGCCACCCAGTTCGGCGATCCGGCGGTGGCCGCCGAGCGACTGCCCGCCTGGCTCGCGGTCTCCGCCGCCGGGGTCGCCGAGGTGGCGGCCGGGACGTTGCGGGCCGAGGACCGGGTGACCCTGACCTACCTGCCGGAGGAGAGCGCGTGA